The Nitrosomonas sp. sh817 genome includes a window with the following:
- a CDS encoding IS630 family transposase, with amino-acid sequence MEKIDARTLKDEALHERRRQVIRLYKRGSTSVQIAQITELSDTAVKKIIRLYETAGAAGLKPGRRGRSVGDKRSLSEEQELRLQRLICDKRPEQLKMDFALWNRGAVSQLIQQECGLSMPIRTVGHYLKRWGFTPQKPIRRAYEQRPEAVKQWLNEQYPEIARRARTEGGEIHWGDETALVNTDVRGRGFAPKGKTPVAYAPGTRQRLSMIATVTNKGCARWQIIDGNFNSDRLIEFFELLIKDTEKKVFLILDNLRVHHSKPVKAWLEENKEKIECFYLPSYSPELNPEERLNSDLKQAIGSKVPTRTKEKLRNAANDHMTMLENNPERVASYFQDPYVKYAA; translated from the coding sequence ATGGAGAAAATAGATGCAAGAACCTTAAAGGATGAAGCGCTGCATGAACGGCGGCGGCAAGTGATTCGTCTTTACAAGCGAGGCAGCACTTCTGTGCAAATAGCGCAAATAACGGAACTGAGCGACACGGCTGTGAAGAAGATTATTCGACTTTATGAAACAGCTGGCGCAGCTGGACTAAAACCTGGTAGACGGGGACGAAGCGTGGGTGACAAGCGCAGCCTCAGCGAAGAGCAGGAGTTGAGATTGCAACGGCTTATTTGCGATAAGCGTCCTGAGCAACTGAAGATGGATTTTGCATTGTGGAATCGTGGCGCGGTGAGTCAGTTAATCCAGCAGGAATGTGGCCTATCCATGCCGATACGTACGGTGGGGCACTACCTTAAACGATGGGGGTTTACCCCGCAGAAGCCGATCCGGCGTGCTTACGAACAACGCCCGGAAGCGGTAAAGCAATGGCTCAATGAGCAATACCCGGAGATAGCCAGACGCGCTCGAACTGAAGGCGGTGAAATTCACTGGGGTGATGAAACAGCACTAGTCAACACGGATGTGCGAGGACGTGGTTTTGCACCCAAGGGAAAAACGCCGGTAGCCTATGCGCCTGGTACACGACAACGACTGTCAATGATTGCCACAGTGACAAACAAAGGTTGTGCACGGTGGCAGATTATCGATGGCAATTTCAATTCGGATCGGCTCATTGAGTTTTTTGAGCTTCTGATCAAAGATACGGAGAAAAAAGTGTTCTTGATCCTGGATAATTTGAGAGTACACCACAGCAAACCAGTAAAGGCTTGGCTGGAAGAAAATAAGGAAAAAATCGAATGCTTTTATTTGCCCAGCTACAGTCCGGAATTAAATCCAGAAGAGCGATTAAATTCAGATTTGAAACAGGCTATCGGTTCTAAAGTGCCGACGCGTACCAAGGAAAAATTGCGTAACGCTGCCAACGATCACATGACGATGCTGGAGAACAATCCAGAGCGTGTTGCTTCTTACTTCCAAGATCCATATGTAAAATATGCCGCTTAA